Proteins encoded within one genomic window of Haladaptatus sp. QDMS2:
- a CDS encoding TrkA family potassium uptake protein, giving the protein MRYVIVGFGRVGHRTARILKEEGHDVTIIEIDPKKCDRARDEGFSVIEGDAMDEQILNDADLDSADAFGGLSGDLNVNYAACIVAANHGCRTVMRIDEDYREEIYQKYAAEVDEIIYPERLGAIGAKNALLGGDFNIIADLTADLSLASFSLPDDSPVIDLHISEIELPDRAVLYAHGRAHNAQTIPLPQTVVQPGDRVSVIAEVGDMDEVKNVLLGENRQATAS; this is encoded by the coding sequence ATGAGGTATGTCATTGTAGGCTTCGGGCGCGTGGGTCACCGAACCGCGCGAATTCTAAAAGAGGAGGGGCACGACGTCACCATCATCGAAATCGACCCGAAAAAGTGTGACCGTGCCCGCGACGAGGGGTTCTCGGTCATCGAAGGCGACGCGATGGACGAACAGATACTGAACGACGCAGACCTCGATTCGGCGGACGCCTTCGGCGGCCTCTCCGGCGACCTGAACGTGAACTACGCGGCCTGTATCGTCGCCGCGAACCACGGCTGTCGAACGGTCATGCGCATCGACGAGGACTACCGCGAAGAAATTTACCAGAAGTACGCGGCAGAGGTAGACGAAATCATCTATCCCGAGCGCCTCGGAGCTATCGGCGCGAAGAACGCGCTGCTCGGCGGCGACTTCAACATCATCGCAGACCTCACCGCAGACCTCTCGCTCGCGAGTTTCTCGCTGCCCGACGACTCGCCGGTCATCGACCTGCACATCAGCGAAATCGAACTCCCAGACCGGGCCGTCCTCTACGCCCACGGTCGGGCGCACAACGCCCAGACTATCCCGCTACCCCAGACCGTCGTCCAGCCGGGAGATCGCGTCTCGGTCATCGCAGAGGTTGGTGACATGGACGAAGTGAAAAACGTCCTGCTTGGTGAGAACCGACAGGCGACGGCCAGCTAG
- a CDS encoding LVIVD repeat-containing protein: protein MPSNHTTRRQALKLLGASAVAAGGMGVASAKQDDRTLSLLGEVGVSGITEVTTQGTYAYAATNDGLAVVDWRKPHDPELLVDMEVPGAGVWDVKVDGDLLAISSQGSEEHDHGDGDGDEDRAPEDEIGTHFYDISDPANPEFQGTWQVLPEGVHNHYLVGDVCYIAKEAPFDDSELQIVDVSDPTNPSLLSRWAVEDDRPELDRETNFIHDVYVQGDYAYLAYWDAGTWVLDVSDPANPEAVSGFGMAPNADQAPNGNLWERLLTLPGNSHYVQPTPDGKYVFVGAETFPGGYVDKPDNDDYGGIKVFDVTDFDNPEQVARISPPDVEAFRTSHNFDVTSNRLYTSWYDGGLTVFNVIDPANPEELSRYDPDGSSFWGAVYERGTTIASDIGRGIVFLSDDRGKRAAPKFSGSRPSNAALQPPHGEE, encoded by the coding sequence ATGCCTTCCAACCACACGACACGACGGCAGGCGCTCAAGTTGCTCGGCGCCTCCGCGGTTGCGGCGGGCGGTATGGGCGTAGCGAGTGCGAAACAAGACGACCGAACCCTCTCACTGCTCGGCGAAGTCGGCGTGAGCGGAATCACGGAGGTGACGACGCAGGGAACCTACGCCTACGCGGCGACGAACGATGGACTCGCCGTCGTCGATTGGCGTAAACCCCACGACCCGGAACTGCTCGTAGACATGGAAGTCCCCGGCGCGGGCGTCTGGGACGTGAAAGTAGACGGCGACCTGCTCGCCATCAGCAGTCAGGGTAGCGAAGAACACGACCACGGCGACGGCGATGGGGACGAAGACCGCGCTCCCGAAGACGAAATCGGGACGCACTTTTACGACATCAGCGACCCAGCGAACCCCGAGTTCCAGGGGACGTGGCAGGTCCTTCCCGAGGGAGTCCACAACCACTACCTCGTCGGAGACGTCTGTTACATTGCGAAGGAAGCGCCGTTCGACGACAGCGAACTGCAAATCGTGGACGTGAGCGACCCGACGAACCCGTCGCTGCTCTCGCGGTGGGCCGTCGAGGACGACCGACCGGAACTCGACCGAGAGACCAATTTCATCCACGACGTGTACGTTCAGGGTGACTACGCCTACCTCGCCTACTGGGACGCCGGGACGTGGGTGCTCGATGTGAGCGACCCGGCAAACCCCGAGGCTGTAAGCGGGTTCGGAATGGCTCCGAACGCGGACCAAGCTCCCAACGGGAATCTCTGGGAACGCCTCCTCACCCTCCCGGGGAATTCCCACTACGTCCAACCAACTCCCGACGGCAAGTACGTGTTCGTGGGCGCAGAGACGTTCCCCGGCGGATACGTCGACAAACCGGACAACGACGACTACGGCGGCATCAAGGTGTTCGACGTGACTGATTTCGACAATCCCGAACAGGTGGCACGCATCAGTCCGCCTGACGTCGAGGCGTTCCGCACGTCGCATAATTTCGACGTGACGAGCAATCGCCTCTATACCTCGTGGTACGACGGGGGCCTCACGGTGTTCAACGTGATCGACCCTGCGAATCCCGAGGAACTGTCTCGCTACGACCCCGATGGGTCCTCGTTCTGGGGGGCCGTCTACGAGCGCGGGACGACCATCGCGAGCGACATCGGTCGCGGAATCGTGTTCCTCAGCGACGACCGCGGCAAACGCGCCGCGCCGAAGTTCAGCGGGTCGCGGCCGAGCAACGCAGCGCTCCAGCCGCCACACGGCGAAGAATAG
- a CDS encoding alpha/beta fold hydrolase: MPTIRTNDVLTYYEERGDGPPLVFIHGAIVDHNQWNPQIDALSDGYRTIAYDVRGHGRTGGSDRDAYSIDLFADDLDALIDGLGLDRPVLCGTSTGGCIAQVYAARHPEKIAGLVLADTFTPALLTRGEWLQRSTMLKATIPFVRLVGYERVEKVLVRIQERLSRGASGDYEHIERLREQGPKMTTDEFAKVIRAVASFHETTVEYAAITAPTLVLYGENEPPFLRRHAPLLGARIDGAVVRTVPEGGHASNLDNPAFFSDAMRAFLEANVVTV; this comes from the coding sequence GTGCCAACGATCCGAACGAACGACGTTCTCACCTACTACGAGGAGCGTGGCGACGGGCCACCTCTCGTGTTCATTCACGGGGCCATCGTGGACCACAACCAGTGGAACCCGCAGATAGACGCCCTCAGCGACGGCTACCGGACCATCGCCTACGACGTGCGCGGCCACGGCCGAACCGGCGGCTCCGACCGAGACGCCTACTCCATCGACCTCTTTGCGGACGACCTGGACGCGCTCATCGACGGCCTCGGCCTCGACCGGCCAGTCCTCTGTGGCACCTCGACGGGTGGCTGCATCGCGCAGGTGTACGCCGCCCGCCACCCCGAGAAGATTGCCGGCCTCGTGCTTGCGGACACGTTCACCCCCGCCCTCCTCACTCGCGGCGAGTGGCTCCAGCGGTCTACGATGCTCAAAGCGACAATTCCGTTCGTCCGCCTCGTCGGCTACGAGCGCGTCGAGAAGGTCCTTGTCAGGATTCAAGAACGCCTCTCCCGGGGCGCGAGCGGCGATTACGAGCACATCGAACGGCTCCGCGAGCAGGGACCAAAGATGACCACCGACGAGTTCGCGAAGGTGATTCGCGCCGTCGCAAGTTTCCACGAGACGACCGTCGAGTACGCGGCGATTACCGCCCCGACGCTCGTGCTCTACGGCGAAAACGAACCGCCGTTTCTCCGCCGCCACGCACCCCTCCTCGGCGCTCGAATCGACGGGGCCGTCGTCCGGACCGTCCCCGAGGGTGGCCACGCCTCGAACCTCGACAACCCCGCGTTCTTCAGCGATGCGATGCGGGCGTTTCTGGAGGCGAACGTCGTGACTGTGTAG
- a CDS encoding enoyl-CoA hydratase/isomerase family protein, translating to MISTTDTGALRVVTLDRPAQRNALTVDGLEALSEAVTETDATVVYIHGAGSAFSAGADLSEVRDLDGQAAKEFAELGQRVAADIENAEAVTVAGIDGAARGGGVELALACDVRVATQRATFAEPGVVFGLFGAWGGTVRLPKIVGQGEALDIGLTGRIIDADEALRVGLISQITENPQAVAERIASNNPAALRVVKERIRDEATTDAQERAEAEAFADLVETAVDFDSHRKG from the coding sequence ATGATTTCGACCACGGATACCGGGGCTTTGCGGGTGGTCACTCTGGACCGCCCCGCCCAGCGAAACGCCCTCACGGTCGACGGTCTCGAAGCCCTCTCCGAGGCCGTCACCGAGACGGACGCGACAGTCGTCTACATCCACGGCGCGGGCAGCGCCTTCTCCGCGGGGGCAGACCTCTCCGAAGTGCGGGACTTGGACGGCCAAGCAGCGAAGGAGTTCGCCGAACTCGGCCAGCGCGTCGCCGCGGACATCGAGAATGCGGAGGCCGTCACCGTCGCGGGTATCGACGGCGCGGCGCGCGGTGGCGGCGTCGAACTCGCGCTCGCCTGCGACGTTCGGGTGGCGACCCAGCGGGCGACGTTCGCGGAACCCGGCGTCGTGTTCGGCCTCTTCGGTGCGTGGGGCGGGACGGTTCGCCTGCCGAAAATCGTCGGCCAGGGCGAAGCACTCGACATCGGCCTCACCGGTCGCATTATCGACGCGGACGAGGCCCTTCGCGTGGGGCTCATCTCCCAGATCACCGAAAACCCGCAGGCGGTCGCAGAGCGCATCGCGTCGAACAACCCGGCTGCACTCCGAGTCGTGAAAGAACGCATCAGAGACGAGGCCACGACGGACGCTCAAGAGCGCGCCGAGGCCGAGGCGTTCGCCGACCTCGTCGAGACGGCGGTCGATTTTGACTCTCACCGAAAAGGTTGA
- a CDS encoding NAD+ synthase, with protein sequence MTDTQSADVATRIDLSFTEAELDAHREHITQFIRDQVRAAGVDGAVLGLSGGIDSTLTAFLAVEALGKKHVRGLVLPSEVNAADNMSDAERVAQLLEIEYDVIEINPIVEEFLAAVPEAADDQLAAGNVRVRTRAVLNYLVANHDSRLVLGTGNRSEALVGYFTKYGDGAVDCHPIANLYKGQVRQLARHVGVSEDLAAKTATAEMWVGQTDEEEMGVSYDTLDQVLALHVDGPLTKAQTMATLGVDESVVDRVDELYTKSEHKRHVPPGPDPLSGH encoded by the coding sequence ATGACCGATACTCAGTCCGCCGACGTCGCAACTCGAATCGACCTCTCGTTTACAGAGGCCGAACTCGACGCCCACCGCGAACACATCACTCAGTTCATCCGCGACCAGGTTCGCGCCGCGGGCGTCGATGGGGCCGTCCTCGGTCTCTCGGGCGGTATCGACTCGACGCTCACAGCGTTTCTCGCGGTCGAAGCACTCGGGAAGAAACACGTCCGAGGCCTCGTCCTCCCGAGTGAGGTCAACGCGGCGGACAACATGAGCGACGCAGAGCGCGTCGCCCAGCTGCTCGAAATCGAGTACGACGTCATCGAAATCAACCCCATCGTCGAAGAGTTCCTCGCCGCCGTGCCGGAGGCCGCAGACGACCAGCTCGCCGCCGGGAACGTCCGCGTCCGCACGCGAGCCGTGCTCAACTACCTCGTCGCGAATCACGACAGCCGACTCGTCCTCGGGACGGGCAACCGGTCTGAGGCGCTCGTCGGCTACTTCACGAAGTACGGCGACGGCGCGGTCGATTGCCACCCAATCGCGAACCTCTATAAGGGGCAGGTACGGCAACTGGCCCGCCACGTCGGCGTCTCCGAAGACCTCGCGGCGAAGACCGCTACCGCGGAGATGTGGGTCGGCCAGACCGACGAAGAAGAGATGGGCGTCTCCTACGACACCTTAGACCAGGTGCTCGCCCTGCACGTAGACGGCCCGCTCACGAAGGCACAGACGATGGCGACCCTCGGCGTAGACGAGTCCGTCGTCGACCGGGTAGACGAACTGTACACGAAAAGCGAGCACAAACGTCACGTCCCGCCGGGCCCCGACCCGCTCTCGGGGCACTGA
- a CDS encoding MFS transporter, with the protein MATESPERTSLAANVRGLWSDGRGPILVSIALGWFLVYGLRAAVPAILPQIKTAFVLDNAAAGLAYSALWSGYAIMQFPAGLLVDRFGERTLLVASLGLTALAVAGLALSPLFAAFVLGSLLLGLGMGLYGPARGTILSAVYDKSDGTAIGVTFAAGSIGGALIPFLAGVLVVSIGWRTTLGLLVPLFALIALFVWRVVPRARSAAVGNDGRSVAKDMDGIVEGVLKRPVLIAVVAITLLLSSFQGFAAFFPTYLTEVKGLNQGTAAGLYGLIFLAGAVAQPLAGGLADTYSDRAVLAVAAAIGALPLFVVPFVSGVVPFAILSAVVGVRLGTYPVTNAYIIRLLPDEVQGASWGLVRTVFFLVGAAGPALVGLLSDFSGFETTFLVLGGVTVVSAIVYALLPVPGTYGT; encoded by the coding sequence ATGGCCACAGAGTCCCCCGAACGAACCTCACTCGCAGCGAACGTTCGGGGACTCTGGAGCGATGGCCGCGGCCCGATTCTCGTTTCGATTGCGCTCGGCTGGTTTCTCGTCTACGGACTCAGAGCCGCGGTGCCCGCGATTCTACCGCAAATCAAGACGGCGTTCGTCCTCGACAACGCCGCCGCCGGCCTCGCCTACTCCGCGCTGTGGAGTGGCTACGCCATCATGCAGTTTCCGGCGGGGCTGCTCGTCGACCGCTTCGGCGAGCGGACGCTCCTCGTGGCGAGTCTCGGCCTCACCGCGCTTGCCGTCGCCGGACTCGCACTCTCGCCGCTGTTCGCCGCGTTCGTCCTCGGTAGCCTGTTGCTCGGCCTGGGGATGGGACTCTACGGCCCGGCACGCGGGACGATACTCTCTGCAGTGTACGACAAAAGCGATGGAACCGCAATCGGCGTGACGTTCGCCGCGGGGAGCATCGGCGGGGCGCTGATCCCCTTTCTGGCCGGGGTGCTGGTGGTCAGCATCGGCTGGCGCACCACCCTCGGCCTGCTCGTCCCCCTGTTCGCGCTCATCGCCCTGTTCGTCTGGCGCGTCGTCCCTCGTGCCCGGTCTGCAGCAGTCGGCAACGATGGGCGCAGTGTCGCCAAGGATATGGACGGCATCGTCGAGGGTGTGCTCAAGCGTCCGGTACTCATCGCCGTCGTCGCGATTACGCTCCTGCTCTCGAGTTTTCAGGGCTTCGCCGCGTTCTTTCCGACCTACCTGACCGAAGTGAAGGGACTCAATCAGGGGACAGCGGCGGGACTCTATGGGCTCATTTTCCTCGCCGGAGCGGTGGCCCAACCGCTCGCGGGCGGCCTCGCCGACACGTACAGCGACCGGGCCGTCCTCGCCGTCGCGGCGGCCATCGGCGCACTCCCGCTGTTCGTCGTCCCGTTCGTCTCCGGGGTCGTCCCGTTCGCCATTCTCTCGGCCGTAGTCGGGGTGCGACTCGGGACCTATCCGGTCACGAACGCCTACATCATCCGGTTGCTCCCGGACGAGGTGCAGGGCGCATCGTGGGGACTCGTCCGAACCGTGTTCTTCCTCGTCGGCGCGGCGGGTCCGGCCCTCGTCGGCCTCCTCAGCGATTTCTCCGGGTTCGAGACGACGTTCCTCGTCCTCGGCGGCGTGACTGTCGTCTCGGCCATCGTCTACGCGCTGTTGCCCGTACCCGGAACCTACGGGACGTGA